A genomic window from Halogeometricum borinquense DSM 11551 includes:
- a CDS encoding TrmB family transcriptional regulator, giving the protein MDDAALIELLQRFGFSDKEIDTYLTILELGEAKASTIAEEADVSKRYVYSIAEKLQSRGFVEVNDHAVPTTIRAQPPADVVESLSTDLEEMRPALESRFSRAAPRSERFEVVKSRVTVLKRIAELIDRANSEVTLGVPYSLVDEMADELRDAVDRGVLVLLIVTGVSPTDDLELSGLASVARAWEEPMPTMLSVDQEAGIVAPTEMLTRSNSAAQAIVLAQEQLGPVLVGSFLGNYWPMAAETYTCDLDELPATYDDFRHAVLQATLRARTGTDLVAHVTGRPVHVENGPSELSGTIVDIRQGLLEPSTNSFPVENTLVIETDDGTFSIGGKGAFIEDFEADTVELRHLG; this is encoded by the coding sequence ATGGATGACGCCGCTCTCATCGAACTGCTCCAGCGGTTCGGGTTCTCTGATAAGGAGATTGATACTTATCTCACGATTCTCGAACTCGGCGAGGCGAAGGCGAGCACTATCGCCGAGGAGGCGGACGTTTCGAAACGCTACGTCTACAGCATCGCCGAGAAACTCCAGAGTCGCGGCTTCGTCGAGGTGAACGATCACGCCGTGCCGACGACCATCCGCGCACAACCGCCAGCGGACGTGGTGGAGTCGCTCTCGACGGATCTCGAAGAGATGCGACCCGCCTTGGAGTCGCGGTTCTCCCGCGCGGCCCCGCGTTCGGAGCGGTTCGAGGTGGTGAAATCGCGGGTGACGGTTCTGAAGCGCATCGCCGAACTCATCGACCGCGCCAACAGCGAGGTAACGCTTGGTGTGCCGTACTCGCTCGTTGATGAGATGGCCGACGAACTGCGCGACGCCGTCGATAGAGGCGTTCTCGTCCTGCTCATCGTCACCGGCGTCAGCCCTACCGACGACCTCGAACTCTCGGGTCTCGCGTCGGTAGCACGGGCGTGGGAGGAGCCGATGCCGACCATGCTCTCTGTGGATCAGGAAGCAGGTATCGTCGCGCCGACGGAGATGCTCACGCGGTCGAACAGCGCCGCGCAAGCGATTGTTCTCGCACAGGAGCAACTCGGCCCGGTCCTCGTCGGTTCGTTCCTCGGGAATTACTGGCCGATGGCCGCAGAGACGTACACCTGTGATCTCGACGAACTCCCGGCGACGTACGACGACTTCCGGCATGCGGTCCTACAGGCGACGCTCCGCGCTCGGACGGGGACCGACCTCGTCGCCCACGTTACCGGGCGTCCCGTCCACGTCGAGAACGGCCCCTCGGAGTTATCAGGCACCATCGTAGACATCCGACAGGGACTGCTCGAACCCTCGACTAACTCTTTCCCCGTCGAGAACACGCTGGTGATCGAAACCGATGACGGGACGTTTAGCATCGGCGGAAAGGGTGCGTTTATCGAGGACTTCGAGGCAGACACCGTCGAACTCCGTCACCTCGGCTGA
- a CDS encoding alpha-amylase family glycosyl hydrolase: MHHPGPPRFVHVGDAVELAPRNPDAAETFRWKLVEQPEESGLTVGDGAVVHLEPDAPGIYRLELDAPDGPHRQTVRAFPDPRQTAAFRVEASDVAVDPDSVENISVIGPFNDFTMGLTRPTFDGEAWTATATLPPGTHDAIFAFDDDFDTFATTEVTVEGPGRPRLRLDAVREGDELIVSADATAAPDGHDPTVEFYLDDRDELTIEDVSRAGDELRLPVAAVSETTRIHAVPVAERHGLSDTLELSAEGTDVTVSHPADAPEWVEDAIVYQIFVREFAGETVDTTFEEIERRVPYLEHLGVDTVWLTPVCKSPTHHGYHITDLFDTADDLGTRAAFESLVDRLHESGIRVVFDLVINHTSRDHPAYQLHEAGVEGYEDLYERVSDGRNVSDIDWSADGAPGVYFNWWQIPNLNYDSLRVREWMLDVVDEWAPLVDGFRCDVAWGVPHGFWKEVRARLKREYPDFLLLDETVPRRPAFRENEFDLHYDTDLYDALRDIGNGEKSATAIFDALDASARLGYPDEAVHMRYVENHDEDRYLDECGADALRAAVAVTFTLPGTPLIYYGQERGVTEQRGTMRWHDGDDDLTDFHRRLVGLRQSEPALRSGSVEPVSCSVSGADASTVVAYERTAGDDSLLVVVNFGADDATVSFDGEVDLSAATDLISTANVGSNESIHITDAVVLRLD, encoded by the coding sequence ATGCACCATCCCGGACCCCCGCGGTTCGTCCACGTCGGCGACGCCGTGGAACTCGCCCCGCGAAACCCCGATGCGGCAGAGACCTTCCGTTGGAAACTCGTCGAACAACCCGAAGAAAGCGGCCTGACAGTCGGTGACGGGGCCGTCGTCCACCTCGAACCGGATGCCCCCGGCATCTACCGACTCGAACTCGACGCACCCGACGGGCCACACCGACAGACCGTCCGCGCGTTTCCGGATCCGCGCCAGACAGCGGCGTTTCGCGTCGAGGCGTCAGACGTGGCTGTAGACCCCGACTCGGTCGAGAATATTTCGGTCATCGGTCCGTTCAACGACTTCACGATGGGCCTCACCCGACCGACGTTCGACGGCGAGGCGTGGACCGCGACTGCGACGCTGCCACCCGGAACACACGACGCTATTTTCGCGTTCGACGACGACTTCGACACGTTCGCCACGACCGAGGTGACCGTCGAGGGGCCGGGTCGTCCCCGACTTCGACTCGACGCTGTCCGAGAGGGTGACGAACTCATCGTGAGCGCGGACGCAACGGCGGCCCCGGACGGTCACGACCCGACGGTCGAGTTCTACCTCGACGACCGCGATGAACTCACTATCGAAGACGTGTCCAGAGCGGGCGACGAACTCCGTCTCCCCGTCGCGGCCGTCTCCGAGACGACGCGTATCCACGCGGTTCCAGTCGCGGAACGTCATGGCCTCTCGGATACTCTCGAACTCTCTGCTGAGGGTACTGACGTGACGGTCTCCCACCCCGCGGACGCGCCCGAGTGGGTCGAGGACGCTATTGTCTACCAGATATTCGTCCGCGAGTTCGCGGGCGAGACGGTGGACACGACGTTCGAAGAGATCGAACGACGCGTTCCCTATCTCGAACATCTCGGCGTCGATACGGTCTGGCTTACTCCCGTCTGCAAGAGTCCGACGCACCACGGCTATCACATCACTGATCTATTCGACACTGCGGACGACCTCGGGACGAGAGCGGCGTTCGAATCGCTCGTGGACCGCCTGCACGAGTCGGGAATCCGCGTCGTCTTCGACCTCGTGATAAACCACACCTCGCGCGACCATCCCGCATACCAACTGCACGAGGCGGGCGTCGAAGGGTACGAAGACCTGTATGAACGTGTCTCGGACGGACGCAACGTGTCCGACATCGACTGGTCGGCCGACGGCGCGCCGGGAGTCTACTTCAACTGGTGGCAGATTCCGAATTTGAACTACGACTCCCTCCGCGTCCGCGAGTGGATGCTTGACGTAGTGGATGAGTGGGCACCGCTCGTAGACGGGTTCCGCTGTGACGTGGCGTGGGGCGTCCCGCACGGGTTCTGGAAGGAGGTCCGTGCGCGTCTCAAGCGCGAGTACCCCGACTTCCTGCTCTTGGATGAGACCGTCCCGCGGCGGCCGGCGTTCCGCGAGAACGAGTTCGACCTACATTACGATACGGACCTCTACGACGCACTTCGTGACATAGGGAACGGTGAGAAATCCGCGACGGCAATCTTCGACGCTCTCGACGCGTCCGCCCGCCTCGGCTATCCCGACGAGGCGGTCCACATGCGCTACGTTGAGAACCACGACGAGGATCGGTATCTCGACGAATGCGGGGCCGATGCCCTGCGCGCCGCCGTCGCGGTGACGTTCACGCTCCCCGGAACGCCGCTCATCTACTACGGACAGGAACGCGGCGTCACCGAACAACGTGGCACGATGCGCTGGCACGACGGCGACGACGACCTGACCGATTTCCACCGCCGTCTCGTCGGACTTCGCCAGTCCGAACCTGCCCTCCGTTCTGGGTCGGTCGAACCCGTCTCCTGTTCGGTCTCGGGCGCCGATGCGTCCACTGTCGTCGCATACGAGCGCACGGCGGGTGACGACTCCCTCCTCGTCGTTGTTAACTTCGGCGCGGACGACGCGACAGTGTCGTTTGATGGCGAGGTGGACCTCTCGGCCGCGACGGACCTGATTTCGACTGCGAACGTCGGCTCAAACGAGAGTATCCACATCACGGACGCTGTCGTCTTGCGTCTCGACTGA
- a CDS encoding glycoside hydrolase family 15 protein codes for MQLRDALKDYKRNRAHRTRFPGERRTTAGRFSGRDGRLVHVDESGQIRDFSYPLVGLTGIVRSRFGVRPCDEENDNEGEIDGETAWFEASAATQRYETDTTLIVTEHETPYGPVTQYDCTVGETHVTHFDASEADENLAVVACIGFAPGGRDTQIAQLRHGDAVEVYHAEETDYVASATGFEELRGEAFGTFESFVDDEPTTYPRPVTDDRYEEGHLSGDVVGVVPTTDGTATVATYLTSRSEHTREDALDVVRSAAADYDAEKLARVAADTTNTVADAPYGDAVATDLHVLSLLSGRRGLRIAGPDFDPYYAYSGGYGYTWFRDDAEISRFLFESDRYLDLALDDWHDRSARAYRETQLDDGSWPHRVWPFSGELAPGWANGRLESGSDVDYQADQTGSVVAYLARYLNDTGDDRVIETLERALAGLNDTLASDGRPITCQNAWENMSGRFTHTAATFLEGYAALAATDSDLAAEAKARADEVYEAIDDFWAPSRGIYALREYADDHEESGLDDRCDSATLALVDAHRTYAEVGEIDVERIERLVSHVETVIDELYHDPAESSVEGLIRYEGDDWRMREQDHEKIWTVSTAWGAHAAASLSALLADSDDARNEAFAETARDLLALVLPDGPLTTEGGYLPEQVFDDGTPDSATPLGWPHALRLATVALMDEYGLFEERSVVADD; via the coding sequence ATGCAACTACGCGACGCGTTGAAGGACTACAAACGCAACCGAGCGCATCGGACGCGTTTTCCCGGCGAACGTCGGACGACAGCCGGACGCTTCTCAGGTCGTGACGGGCGGTTGGTCCACGTGGACGAGAGCGGGCAGATACGAGACTTCAGTTATCCGCTCGTCGGCCTAACGGGTATCGTCCGCTCTCGATTCGGTGTCCGGCCGTGCGACGAGGAGAATGACAACGAGGGAGAGATTGATGGGGAGACAGCGTGGTTCGAAGCTTCGGCGGCGACACAGCGGTACGAGACGGATACGACGCTCATCGTCACCGAACACGAGACACCCTACGGACCGGTGACGCAGTACGACTGCACCGTTGGGGAGACACACGTTACCCACTTCGATGCGTCCGAAGCTGACGAGAATCTTGCCGTGGTCGCCTGCATCGGGTTCGCACCCGGCGGCCGGGACACGCAGATCGCACAGCTCCGTCACGGCGACGCAGTCGAAGTCTACCACGCCGAAGAGACAGATTACGTGGCGAGTGCGACAGGATTCGAAGAACTCCGCGGCGAGGCGTTCGGCACGTTCGAGTCGTTCGTCGACGACGAACCGACGACGTATCCGCGCCCGGTCACCGACGACCGGTACGAGGAAGGCCATCTCAGCGGCGATGTCGTCGGCGTCGTCCCCACGACGGACGGCACAGCAACCGTCGCCACGTATCTGACCTCCCGTTCCGAGCACACCCGCGAGGACGCACTCGACGTGGTACGCTCGGCCGCCGCCGACTACGACGCCGAGAAACTAGCGCGAGTCGCCGCCGACACCACCAATACCGTCGCGGACGCCCCGTACGGCGACGCAGTCGCTACTGACTTGCACGTCCTCTCGCTTCTCTCGGGTCGGCGCGGCCTCCGGATCGCTGGTCCCGATTTCGACCCCTACTACGCCTACTCCGGTGGGTACGGCTATACGTGGTTCCGCGACGACGCTGAGATTTCGCGGTTCCTCTTCGAGAGTGACCGATATCTCGACTTGGCGCTGGACGACTGGCACGACCGAAGCGCGCGGGCGTACCGAGAAACGCAACTTGACGACGGATCGTGGCCCCACCGTGTCTGGCCGTTCAGCGGCGAGCTCGCGCCGGGATGGGCGAACGGGCGTCTCGAATCCGGGTCCGATGTGGATTATCAGGCCGACCAGACGGGGAGTGTCGTCGCCTACTTGGCGAGGTACCTCAACGACACAGGCGACGACCGCGTCATCGAGACACTCGAACGCGCACTCGCCGGACTGAACGACACGCTCGCCTCGGACGGCCGCCCGATTACCTGCCAGAACGCGTGGGAGAACATGTCAGGTCGGTTCACTCACACGGCGGCGACGTTCTTGGAGGGGTATGCTGCACTCGCCGCCACTGACAGCGACCTCGCCGCCGAGGCGAAGGCACGCGCCGACGAGGTGTACGAGGCTATCGACGACTTCTGGGCCCCGTCGCGCGGCATCTACGCTCTCCGCGAGTACGCCGACGACCACGAAGAGTCAGGGCTGGACGACCGCTGTGACTCTGCGACGCTCGCACTCGTTGACGCTCACCGGACGTACGCGGAGGTGGGAGAGATTGACGTCGAACGGATCGAGAGACTCGTCTCGCACGTCGAGACCGTTATCGACGAACTGTATCACGACCCTGCCGAGAGTTCGGTCGAGGGATTGATCCGCTACGAGGGAGACGACTGGCGGATGCGCGAACAGGACCACGAGAAGATCTGGACCGTTTCGACGGCGTGGGGCGCACACGCCGCCGCAAGTCTGAGTGCGTTGTTGGCCGACAGCGACGACGCGCGGAACGAGGCGTTTGCGGAGACGGCACGAGACCTGTTGGCTCTCGTCCTGCCCGATGGACCCCTCACCACCGAGGGCGGCTACCTCCCAGAGCAAGTGTTCGACGACGGGACACCAGATAGCGCGACACCGCTCGGATGGCCCCACGCGCTTCGACTGGCAACGGTGGCACTGATGGACGAGTACGGACTCTTCGAAGAACGCTCGGTCGTCGCGGACGACTGA
- a CDS encoding ABC transporter ATP-binding protein, which yields MATVTLDNLRKEFDNGRIVAVDDVSFEVEDGEFVTVVGPSGCGKSTTLRMIAGLESPTGGSIRIGGEDVTDVHARKRDVAMVFQNYALYPHKTVRQNMAFGLRMSTDLSKAERNRRVEETAEMMDIEDLLDDKPNELSGGQKQRVALGRAIVREPDVFLFDEPLSNLDAKLRTTMRTEIQRIQNELGITSIYVTHDQEEAMTMGDRLAILKDGILQQVGKPKDVYENPTNKFVGGFVGSPSMNFVDVEVTGSGGSVTLANDDGFDYSLTGDVAQRVSESGSKTARLGVRPEDVTVVTGGAGIPTTVDVVEPIGSDNYLHLDVGTDFIARVDSDVEPTVGDTIEITFDQSAVHLFDATGGDALLSGAEHREVPAR from the coding sequence ATGGCAACTGTAACGCTCGATAATCTCAGAAAGGAGTTCGATAACGGCCGTATCGTCGCGGTGGACGACGTTTCCTTCGAGGTGGAAGACGGGGAGTTCGTCACCGTGGTCGGCCCGTCGGGGTGCGGAAAGTCCACCACGTTACGGATGATTGCTGGATTGGAGTCTCCAACCGGCGGGTCGATTCGTATCGGCGGCGAGGACGTGACAGACGTTCACGCGCGAAAGCGCGATGTGGCGATGGTGTTCCAGAACTACGCGCTGTACCCGCACAAGACTGTGCGGCAGAACATGGCGTTCGGTCTGCGAATGAGTACGGATCTCTCGAAGGCCGAACGAAACCGCCGCGTCGAAGAGACGGCGGAGATGATGGATATCGAAGATCTGCTGGACGACAAGCCGAACGAACTCTCCGGCGGACAGAAGCAGCGCGTCGCCCTCGGGCGTGCCATCGTGCGCGAACCCGACGTGTTCCTGTTCGACGAACCGCTGTCGAACCTCGACGCCAAGCTCCGGACGACGATGCGGACAGAGATTCAGCGTATCCAGAACGAACTAGGAATCACGTCTATCTACGTGACACACGATCAGGAGGAGGCGATGACGATGGGCGACAGACTCGCTATTCTGAAAGACGGTATTCTCCAACAGGTGGGCAAGCCGAAGGACGTGTACGAGAACCCGACCAACAAGTTCGTCGGTGGGTTCGTCGGATCGCCCTCGATGAACTTCGTTGACGTGGAAGTGACCGGCAGCGGCGGATCGGTGACGCTCGCGAACGATGATGGCTTCGACTACTCGCTTACGGGTGACGTCGCCCAGCGCGTCTCGGAATCGGGGTCGAAGACGGCCCGACTCGGTGTCCGCCCCGAGGACGTAACTGTCGTCACCGGCGGTGCAGGGATTCCGACGACGGTAGACGTGGTCGAACCCATTGGCTCCGATAACTATCTCCATCTCGATGTCGGCACGGACTTCATCGCTCGTGTTGACTCCGACGTGGAACCGACTGTCGGCGACACGATCGAGATCACGTTCGACCAGTCGGCCGTTCACTTGTTCGACGCGACCGGCGGCGACGCGTTGTTGTCCGGCGCAGAACACAGAGAAGTTCCGGCGCGGTAA
- a CDS encoding extracellular solute-binding protein: MTMDRRSVLKHLGGVGVIGALAGCVGVQKQNEQSTQSDSGATEGGNSKATEMESSGPAGTAKAWYQLSDTEVPLREEALQTFNDQTKHTLDGSDISNLKKKTTSAIPAGQGPTTFEWAHDWGGDYYQRNFVVDKSDALSVSLDTFTDGATEAIQFDGATIGLPHSAETVALIYNTEMVDSAPETVSEMKSVMEEYHDPESGMYGLSCPFDGYFVSAWAQAFGGYYFDHEKETQLGINIDATVKGFQFALDNLVPYMPNDPTYGPQAAAFAEGNAPLAINGPWYLSTLNEKGIDYGVSKLPAPEGGKPTPYTGITMWYFSKAMEADNASTQAALDFIEWYTTNEDILLRNAKEQGAVPVLERIATSDELPDAVQGFSQAVQQGVPMPAHPKMNAVWTPVKDALTKAFNGDADVATAMDEAAKTVRSNWE; this comes from the coding sequence ATGACAATGGACCGCAGATCGGTGCTGAAGCACCTCGGTGGCGTTGGCGTCATCGGCGCGCTCGCAGGCTGTGTCGGCGTACAAAAGCAGAACGAGCAATCGACACAATCGGATTCGGGGGCGACCGAAGGCGGCAACTCGAAGGCAACCGAGATGGAGTCGTCCGGTCCAGCAGGTACCGCAAAGGCCTGGTACCAGCTTTCAGACACGGAGGTCCCACTCCGTGAAGAGGCACTTCAAACGTTCAACGACCAGACGAAGCACACGCTCGACGGATCAGACATCTCAAATCTAAAGAAGAAGACCACCTCGGCGATTCCGGCCGGTCAAGGTCCGACGACGTTCGAGTGGGCGCACGATTGGGGCGGAGATTACTACCAGCGTAACTTCGTCGTGGACAAGAGCGACGCGCTCTCTGTGAGTCTCGACACCTTCACCGACGGGGCGACCGAGGCGATACAGTTCGACGGCGCGACAATCGGCCTCCCACACTCCGCGGAGACGGTGGCGCTGATCTACAACACCGAGATGGTCGATTCCGCACCCGAGACGGTGTCGGAAATGAAGTCGGTGATGGAGGAGTATCACGACCCCGAAAGCGGGATGTATGGGCTTAGCTGCCCGTTCGACGGCTACTTCGTCAGCGCGTGGGCACAAGCGTTCGGCGGTTACTACTTCGACCACGAGAAAGAGACGCAACTCGGCATCAACATCGATGCGACGGTCAAAGGCTTCCAGTTCGCTCTCGACAATCTCGTTCCATACATGCCGAACGACCCGACGTACGGCCCGCAGGCCGCCGCGTTCGCGGAAGGGAACGCACCGCTCGCCATCAACGGCCCATGGTATCTCAGCACGCTCAACGAGAAGGGAATCGACTACGGCGTCAGTAAACTTCCCGCGCCCGAAGGCGGCAAGCCGACCCCGTACACGGGGATCACGATGTGGTACTTCTCGAAGGCGATGGAAGCGGACAACGCATCGACACAAGCGGCGCTCGACTTCATCGAGTGGTACACGACGAACGAGGACATCCTCCTTCGCAACGCCAAAGAGCAGGGAGCGGTGCCCGTCCTCGAACGCATCGCCACGAGCGACGAACTGCCGGACGCCGTTCAGGGGTTCTCACAGGCTGTCCAGCAAGGCGTTCCGATGCCCGCGCACCCGAAGATGAACGCGGTCTGGACACCCGTCAAAGACGCCCTGACGAAGGCGTTCAACGGCGACGCGGACGTGGCGACGGCGATGGACGAGGCGGCAAAGACGGTCCGTAGCAACTGGGAGTGA
- a CDS encoding carbohydrate ABC transporter permease, protein MSTASRVATRIADVPFLDKEDTSLLLVLPGLFVFSAFMLFPVLYLVGISFTNARPANLFAGETALDVLTFGQAEFVGLQNYVSALTDPAFWNSFGVTWLFVGTSVTAKIAFSVGIALVVTSDRVRGKRFLRSLIIIPMGLPAIFVVTVWRGIFSTAEFGLANQILREIGFESVAWLSQRWTAFLAYNVTEVWLAYPFMVLITVSALQDVPEELHEAAMVDGAGYVSRFLHVTLPAIKRPVMFASILTAAASFQAFLIPYVFNQGGPARANELIVVYGYREAFTFSQYGEGAAISLLAVAFIGAFMWLNVKKGRLADGVSES, encoded by the coding sequence ATGAGCACCGCCTCCCGCGTCGCTACCCGGATAGCAGATGTGCCGTTTCTCGACAAAGAGGACACGTCCCTACTGCTCGTCTTGCCGGGGCTGTTCGTCTTCTCGGCGTTTATGCTGTTTCCGGTGCTGTACCTCGTCGGAATCTCGTTTACGAACGCGCGTCCTGCAAATCTGTTCGCCGGAGAGACCGCGCTCGACGTGCTGACGTTCGGACAGGCCGAGTTCGTCGGCCTGCAGAACTACGTCTCGGCGCTTACCGATCCGGCCTTTTGGAACTCTTTCGGCGTAACGTGGCTGTTCGTCGGCACGAGCGTCACCGCGAAAATCGCGTTCAGCGTCGGTATCGCCCTCGTGGTCACGAGCGACCGCGTCCGCGGCAAGCGGTTCCTGCGTTCGCTCATCATCATCCCGATGGGGCTTCCGGCCATCTTCGTCGTCACCGTCTGGCGCGGTATCTTCAGTACCGCAGAGTTCGGGTTGGCGAATCAGATCCTCAGAGAAATCGGCTTCGAGTCGGTCGCGTGGCTATCACAGCGGTGGACGGCGTTTCTCGCCTACAACGTCACGGAAGTCTGGCTGGCGTATCCGTTCATGGTACTCATCACTGTGAGCGCACTCCAAGACGTTCCCGAAGAACTCCACGAAGCCGCGATGGTGGACGGTGCAGGCTACGTTTCGCGCTTTCTGCACGTTACGCTCCCCGCAATTAAGCGGCCGGTGATGTTCGCGTCGATTCTGACCGCCGCGGCGTCTTTTCAAGCGTTTCTCATCCCGTACGTCTTCAATCAAGGCGGGCCCGCACGAGCGAACGAACTCATCGTCGTCTACGGCTACCGCGAGGCGTTCACGTTCTCGCAGTACGGTGAGGGTGCGGCAATCAGCCTCCTCGCCGTTGCCTTTATCGGCGCGTTCATGTGGTTGAACGTGAAGAAAGGCCGACTCGCAGACGGGGTGAGCGAGTCGTGA
- a CDS encoding sugar ABC transporter permease, with the protein MSLIRGVIDKIADDVTSAVYTPIEIGRDTAYTAHSIARGETSPVEPLKTLGATMGALVVVALLLFPVYWILMSALSGSGGSIYSTNGLSLLPQNPSLKPFLWVIGDLIVPGYTISVNLPFTDLAVVFNTPELVFLDVSNYGIDRPSNFKQFFWNSLTVSIPTVIIAMCLIIPASYALSRRKFIFRRKILFTYVLLTQVGGGLGIALLIGLYTVYVQVGLNNSKLALAVYYAATAVPFNTWLLKTYMDGIPVSYEEAAVVDGAPPWRVVTEVILPLSAAGLATVFIFTFLTGWTEFVVAQTLLGTENYTLPVGLYSLVDEYSIPWARFSAFALVFASPLMLVYFFAQRYIEGGLSFSGMEG; encoded by the coding sequence GTGAGCCTCATTCGCGGTGTCATCGACAAAATCGCAGACGATGTAACGAGCGCCGTCTACACGCCCATCGAAATCGGACGCGACACAGCGTACACTGCACACAGCATCGCTCGCGGCGAAACCTCGCCTGTAGAGCCACTGAAAACCCTCGGTGCGACGATGGGCGCACTCGTCGTTGTGGCGTTGCTCCTCTTTCCCGTCTACTGGATACTCATGTCCGCACTGTCGGGGTCCGGCGGGTCCATCTACTCGACGAACGGCCTGTCGCTGCTTCCGCAGAATCCGTCGTTGAAGCCGTTCCTGTGGGTCATCGGCGACCTCATCGTCCCGGGATACACCATCTCTGTGAACCTCCCGTTCACGGACCTCGCAGTGGTGTTCAACACGCCCGAACTGGTGTTTCTCGACGTTTCGAACTACGGTATCGACCGGCCGTCGAACTTCAAGCAGTTCTTCTGGAACAGCCTCACGGTATCGATACCGACCGTCATCATCGCCATGTGTCTCATCATTCCGGCGTCGTACGCGCTCTCGCGCCGTAAGTTCATCTTCCGGCGCAAGATTCTGTTCACCTACGTGCTGTTGACGCAGGTGGGCGGCGGCCTCGGAATCGCGCTTCTCATCGGCCTGTATACGGTGTACGTGCAGGTTGGACTGAACAACAGTAAACTCGCACTCGCCGTCTACTACGCGGCGACGGCGGTACCGTTCAACACGTGGCTACTGAAGACGTACATGGACGGCATTCCAGTCTCCTACGAGGAGGCGGCCGTGGTAGACGGTGCACCGCCGTGGCGCGTCGTCACCGAAGTTATTCTACCGCTCTCGGCCGCCGGACTGGCGACGGTGTTCATCTTCACCTTCCTCACGGGCTGGACGGAGTTCGTCGTCGCACAGACCCTACTGGGGACGGAAAACTACACGCTCCCGGTCGGTCTGTACTCGCTCGTCGATGAGTACTCGATCCCGTGGGCGCGGTTCTCGGCGTTCGCACTCGTGTTCGCCTCACCGCTCATGCTGGTGTACTTCTTCGCGCAGCGGTACATCGAAGGCGGCCTGTCGTTCAGCGGGATGGAAGGCTGA
- a CDS encoding cupin domain-containing protein yields MSEEPTAEPFVKAVDEGDTYHALGGLALLKATADETDGSFNLVERRGDENRVVTPLHVHRSDDELWYVLDGEMELFIDGELLSAEPGDTAFAPQNVPHALRIAADGTRYLVLRTPGNKSLFGAVGTSVDEVTVPTDGPDDAERDRLDTFVENSDVEILGPPPFDL; encoded by the coding sequence GTGAGCGAAGAACCGACGGCTGAGCCGTTCGTCAAGGCGGTAGACGAGGGAGATACGTACCATGCACTCGGCGGACTGGCGTTACTGAAGGCGACCGCGGACGAGACCGACGGATCGTTCAACCTAGTCGAACGGCGGGGAGACGAAAATCGGGTCGTGACGCCGCTGCACGTTCACCGTTCGGACGACGAACTCTGGTACGTTCTCGACGGTGAAATGGAACTGTTCATCGATGGCGAACTGTTATCGGCGGAACCGGGCGATACGGCTTTTGCCCCACAGAACGTCCCGCACGCACTCCGAATCGCCGCCGACGGGACCAGATACCTCGTCTTACGGACGCCGGGAAACAAATCGTTGTTCGGCGCAGTCGGGACGAGCGTAGACGAAGTGACGGTTCCGACCGACGGTCCCGACGACGCCGAACGTGACCGCCTCGATACGTTCGTAGAGAACTCCGACGTGGAGATACTCGGCCCGCCGCCGTTCGACCTGTAG
- a CDS encoding 50S ribosomal protein L15e, with product MARSFYSHIKDAWKNPGDGKLGELQWQRKQDWRDEGAIVRIDRPTRLDKARELGYKAKQGIVVARVSVRKGGARKQRFKAGRRTKRQGVNRIGRRKSIQRIAEERAARKYPNLRVLNSYWVGEDGSQKWHEIIMVDPEHPAIESDDDLNWICSDDHKGRTFRGLTNAGKSNRGLTTRGKGSEHTRPSIRGDRRRGK from the coding sequence ATGGCACGAAGCTTCTACTCCCACATCAAAGACGCGTGGAAAAACCCCGGCGACGGGAAACTCGGCGAACTGCAGTGGCAGCGAAAACAGGACTGGCGCGACGAAGGCGCTATCGTCCGCATCGACCGTCCGACGCGCCTCGACAAGGCCCGTGAACTCGGCTACAAAGCCAAACAGGGCATCGTCGTGGCTCGCGTTTCCGTCCGTAAGGGTGGGGCGCGAAAACAGCGCTTCAAGGCCGGTCGCCGGACGAAGCGTCAGGGTGTCAACCGCATCGGTCGCCGCAAGAGCATCCAGCGCATCGCAGAGGAACGCGCCGCACGCAAGTACCCGAACCTGCGCGTGCTCAACTCCTACTGGGTCGGTGAGGACGGCTCCCAGAAGTGGCACGAGATCATCATGGTGGACCCCGAACACCCCGCCATCGAGAGCGACGATGACCTCAACTGGATCTGCAGCGACGACCACAAGGGTCGCACCTTCCGTGGCCTGACGAACGCGGGCAAGTCCAACCGTGGACTAACCACTCGGGGCAAAGGCTCCGAGCACACGCGCCCGAGCATCCGAGGCGACCGTCGCCGCGGCAAG